The Corylus avellana chromosome ca8, CavTom2PMs-1.0 genome has a segment encoding these proteins:
- the LOC132190886 gene encoding signal peptide peptidase 1-like: MANLKLAVTYLLLHAANVLGLISCIYVIFSHPQPLQAGLFVYDIFWVFFTPVMVSVAKSFDAPIKLLFPTADSARPFSMLGLGDIVIPGIFVALALRFDVSRGKDSQYFKSAFLGYGAGLVLTIIVMNWFQAAQPALLYIVPAVIGFLAAHCIWNGEVKPLLEFDESKTANSSQESSDANDSKKVE; encoded by the exons ATGGCAAACCTAAAGCTTGCTGTTACTTATCTTTTATTG CATGCAGCTAATGTGCTCGGTTTAATTTCCtgtatatatgtaattttttccCATCCTCAACCCTTGCAGGCTGGACTTTTTGTATATGAtattttctgggttttcttcACTCCAGTGATGGTCAGTGTTGCAAAATCTTTTGATGCTCCTATAAAG CTTTTGTTCCCTACAGCAGATTCTGCTCGACCATTTTCCATGCTTGGACTTGGTGATATTGTAATACCCG GTATTTTCGTAGCGTTGGCTTTGCGATTTGATGTGTCTAGAGGGAAAGACAGCCAGTATTTTAAGAGTGCTTTTCTCGGATATGGTGCTGGTTTGGTTCTTACAATTATTGTCATGAACTGGTTTCAGGCTGCACAG CCTGCACTTTTGTATATTGTACCCGCTGTTATTGGATTTTTGGCTGCTCATTGCATATGGAATGGCGAAGTCAAACCG TTGTTGGAGTTTGACGAGTCTAAGACTGCAAATTCATCCCAAGAAAGCAGTGATGCCAATGATAGCAAGAAGGTGGAGTAA